One genomic segment of Helianthus annuus cultivar XRQ/B chromosome 14, HanXRQr2.0-SUNRISE, whole genome shotgun sequence includes these proteins:
- the LOC110941491 gene encoding zinc finger CCCH domain-containing protein 14, which produces MEKKDTGSSITVDGTGTDNDNNNLSENLFLSAIASHNDQLEFDFSSGELFNPPAPFSSSIFPPKLYSQLSFSSPSDCSFDDDAFSANAIATENRLSQASFILEYQQLYNSYTMCLASLQECVKEVDGLRIENEALRVANNDLVQRLNQFSKAKRQNYLTTSMRSSSSPSSNLINDFNRLGIGASFSESSGSIEKVPSVSPTSVIEPNQFVRHNSERVSMPKSISVRSKGYLKSISTQQPNHQRITTPSLGQPQRVRVPGEKKTAEGLEFEVYNQGMSKTELCNKWQETGTCPYGDNCHFAHGISELRPVIRHPRYKTEVCRMVLAGDICPYGHRCHFRHSLTDEEMLMGVNPR; this is translated from the exons ATGGAGAAGAAGGATACAGGCTCATCGATAACCGTCGACGGTACCGGAACGGATAACGATAATAACAACTTATCCGAAAACCTATTCCTCTCTGCTATCGCATCTCACAACGATCAACTAGAATTCGATTTCAGTTCCGGTGAATTATTCAATCCTCCTGCTCCATTCTCTTCCTCGATTTTCCCGCCAAAACTGTACTCACAGCTGTCATTCTCTTCTCCATCTGACTGTTCGTTCGATGACGATGCGTTCAGCGCGAACGCAATCGCAACCGAGAATCGTCTCAGTCAAGCGAGTTTCATCCTCGAGTACCAGCAGCTGTATAATAGCTATACAATGTGTCTCGCGAGCTTACAGGAATGTGTAAAAGAGGTTGACGGTCTACGCATTGAGAACGAAGCTTTACGCGTTGCGAATAACGATTTGGTGCAGAGATTGAACCAGTTTTCGAAGGCGAAGAGGCAGAACTACCTTACGACGTCCATGCGTTCGTCTTCGTCTCCTTCGTCAAACTTAATCAATGATTTTAACCGTCTCGGCATTGGAGCATCGTTTTCCGAAAGCAGTGGCTCAATCGAGAAGGTTCCGAGTGTGAGTCCTACTAGCGTGATTGAACCTAACCAGTTTGTTAGGCATAATAGTGAGAGAGTTTCAATGCCTAAAAGTATTTCGGTTCGTTCCAAAGGTTATCTGAAATCGATTTCGACTCAACAACCTAATCACCAACGGATTACAACTCCTTCCTTAGGCCAACCG CAACGGGTGCGTGTCCCCGGGGAGAAGAAAACAGCAGAGGGATTGGAGTTTGAGGTGTACAATCAGGGAATGTCGAAAACCGAGCTGTGCAACAAGTGGCAGGAGACTGGAACCTGTCCTTATGGGGATAACTGTCATTTCGCACATGGAATAAGCGAGCTGCGACCTGTGATTAGGCACCCTCGTTACAAGACCGAAGTGTGTCGTATGGTTCTTGCTGGTGATATCTGTCCGTATGGTCACCGTTGTCACTTTCGTCACTCGCTTACTGATGAGGAAATGCTTATGGGCGTCAATCCACGCTAG